Proteins found in one Actinokineospora alba genomic segment:
- the hrpA gene encoding ATP-dependent RNA helicase HrpA, translating into MTTATSLSDLRERLPELMVRDQHRLGRRLDGLRGMRDEKKRQALLAKLGAEIETAAQRVAARRASVPKLKYPEELPISQRRADILEAIRDHQVVIVAGETGSGKTTQLPKICLELGRGITGMVGHTQPRRLAARTVAERVAEEVGTPLGESIGWKVRFTDQVGERTLVKVMTDGILLAEIQNDRDLTQYDTLIIDEAHERSLNIDFLLGYLSRLLPKRPDLKVIITSATIDPERFSRHFGDAPIIEVSGRTFPVEVRYRPLVDPEDPDADPDRDQTQGILDAVDELCAEGPGDILVFLSGEREIRDTADALAARNLRNTEILPLYARLSSAEQHRVFQQHSNRRVVLATNVAETSLTVPGIKYVVDPGTARISRYSNRLKVQRLPIEPVSQASANQRKGRCGRTSDGICVRLFSEDDFLARPEFTDPEILRTNLASVILQMNAADLGEMADFPFIEPPDKRHIADGVNLLHELGAINPAETDSRKRLTPLGRKLAQLPVDPRLARMVIEADKAGCVSEVMVIAAALSIQDPRERPQEKQQAAQQMHARFADPDSDFMTYLALWNYLREQQKEVSGNRFRRLCKAEFLNYLRVREWQDIHSQLRQVVRQLGITPNDTQAEPRNVHMALLSGLLSHIGFRDPAAKDGKDYVGARNARFAIFPGSTLAKKPPRWVMAAELVETSRLWGRIAARIEPEWVEPMAEHLVKRTYSEPHWEAKQGSVVAMERVTLFGLPIVVSRKVQYGRIDPEMSRDLFIRNALVEGDWQTRHHFFHDNRKLLAEVEELEHRARRRDIMVDEETLFAFYDQRIPAEVVSGRHFDTWWKKTRHEQPDLLNYSKSMLVNDSAKGINEQDFPDTLQQHGLALPLTYRFEPGRNDDGVTAKVPIAVLNQLHGDGFSLQVPGLREEIVTALIRSLPKPLRRNFVPVPDFAKAVVARLGAEEESLPEAVGRELRKLTGVVIPRDAWQIDAVPAHLRTTFQVVDGEKTLATGKDLIALKDQLKSKLRQSLAAASVDLERRGLTAWTIGTLPKVQRTEQNGLVVTAYPALVDEGDTVAVRMLDTETDQRHAMWLGTRRLVLLGVPSPVKQVVRTLSNQAKLALSHNPHGGVPALLADCVDCAADHLIASGGGPAWTEAGFEKLREHVRVGLIGATLEVLDGARKVVMAWTDVRARLDRTSGPIFVEALADIREQLAGLIYPGFITATGLSRLSDVERYLRGIERRLDKLPERPDRDTSWMHQVQDLEDAYHEALNQLRPAARDSAKAREVQWMIEELRVSYFAQMLGTAGPISDKRILKAVQQLIP; encoded by the coding sequence ATGACCACCGCCACTTCTCTCTCCGACCTGCGTGAGCGCCTGCCCGAGCTGATGGTGCGCGACCAGCACCGACTGGGGCGCAGGCTCGACGGGCTCCGCGGCATGCGCGACGAGAAGAAGCGCCAGGCGCTGTTGGCCAAGCTCGGCGCGGAGATCGAGACCGCGGCGCAACGGGTGGCGGCGCGGCGGGCTTCGGTGCCGAAGCTGAAATATCCCGAGGAACTGCCGATCAGCCAGCGGCGGGCGGACATCCTCGAAGCGATCCGGGACCACCAGGTCGTGATCGTGGCCGGCGAGACCGGTTCCGGCAAGACGACCCAGTTGCCGAAGATCTGCCTCGAACTCGGCCGCGGCATCACCGGAATGGTCGGCCACACCCAGCCCCGCAGGCTCGCCGCGCGCACCGTGGCCGAGCGGGTCGCCGAGGAGGTGGGGACGCCGCTGGGGGAGAGCATCGGCTGGAAGGTCCGGTTCACCGACCAGGTCGGCGAGCGCACCCTGGTCAAGGTCATGACCGACGGCATCCTGCTCGCCGAGATCCAGAACGACCGCGACCTGACCCAGTACGACACGCTGATCATCGACGAGGCGCACGAGCGCAGCCTCAACATCGACTTCCTGCTGGGCTACCTGTCCCGGCTGCTGCCCAAGCGCCCCGACCTCAAGGTGATCATCACCTCGGCGACGATCGACCCGGAGCGTTTCTCCCGGCACTTCGGCGACGCCCCGATCATCGAGGTCTCCGGCCGCACGTTCCCGGTCGAGGTGCGCTACCGCCCGCTGGTCGACCCCGAGGACCCCGACGCCGACCCGGACCGCGACCAGACCCAGGGCATCCTCGACGCCGTCGACGAGCTGTGCGCCGAGGGGCCGGGCGACATCCTGGTCTTCCTCTCCGGCGAGCGGGAGATCCGCGACACCGCCGACGCGCTGGCCGCGAGGAACCTGCGCAACACCGAGATCCTCCCGCTCTACGCCCGGCTTTCCAGCGCCGAGCAGCACCGGGTGTTCCAGCAGCACTCCAACCGCCGGGTGGTCCTCGCGACCAACGTCGCCGAGACCTCGCTGACCGTGCCGGGCATCAAGTACGTCGTCGACCCCGGCACCGCGCGCATCTCCCGCTACAGCAACCGGCTCAAGGTGCAGCGACTGCCGATCGAGCCGGTGTCGCAGGCCTCGGCGAACCAGCGCAAGGGCCGCTGCGGCCGCACCAGCGACGGCATCTGCGTCCGGCTGTTCAGCGAGGACGACTTCCTCGCCCGCCCCGAGTTCACCGACCCGGAGATCCTGCGCACCAACCTGGCGTCGGTCATCCTGCAGATGAACGCCGCCGACCTCGGCGAGATGGCGGACTTCCCGTTCATCGAGCCGCCGGACAAGCGCCACATCGCCGACGGCGTCAACCTGCTGCACGAACTCGGCGCGATCAATCCGGCGGAGACCGACTCCCGCAAGCGGCTGACCCCGCTGGGCCGCAAGCTCGCCCAGCTCCCGGTCGACCCGCGGCTGGCCCGCATGGTGATCGAGGCGGACAAGGCGGGCTGCGTCAGCGAGGTCATGGTGATCGCCGCCGCCCTGTCCATTCAGGACCCGCGCGAGCGTCCACAGGAGAAGCAGCAGGCCGCGCAGCAGATGCACGCCCGCTTCGCCGACCCGGACTCCGACTTCATGACCTACCTCGCGCTCTGGAACTACCTGCGCGAGCAGCAGAAAGAGGTGTCGGGCAACCGGTTCCGCAGGCTGTGCAAGGCGGAGTTCCTGAACTACCTGCGGGTCCGCGAGTGGCAGGACATCCACAGCCAGCTGCGCCAGGTGGTCCGCCAGCTCGGCATCACCCCGAACGACACCCAAGCCGAACCGCGCAACGTCCACATGGCACTGTTGTCGGGCCTGTTGTCCCACATCGGTTTCCGCGACCCGGCGGCGAAAGATGGCAAGGACTACGTCGGCGCCCGCAACGCCCGGTTCGCGATCTTCCCCGGCTCCACGCTGGCGAAGAAGCCGCCGCGCTGGGTGATGGCCGCCGAGCTGGTCGAGACCTCGCGGCTGTGGGGCCGCATCGCGGCGCGCATAGAGCCGGAGTGGGTCGAGCCGATGGCCGAGCACCTGGTGAAGCGCACCTACAGCGAGCCGCACTGGGAGGCCAAACAGGGCTCCGTGGTCGCCATGGAGCGGGTCACCCTGTTCGGGCTGCCGATCGTGGTGTCCCGCAAAGTCCAATACGGCCGGATCGACCCGGAGATGTCGCGGGACCTGTTCATCCGCAACGCCTTGGTCGAGGGCGACTGGCAGACCCGGCACCACTTCTTCCACGACAACCGCAAGCTGCTCGCCGAGGTCGAGGAACTCGAACACCGGGCCCGCCGCCGCGACATCATGGTCGACGAGGAGACACTGTTCGCCTTCTACGACCAGCGAATCCCGGCCGAGGTCGTCTCCGGTCGGCATTTCGACACCTGGTGGAAGAAGACCCGGCACGAGCAGCCGGACCTGCTGAACTACTCGAAGTCCATGCTGGTCAATGATTCGGCCAAGGGCATCAACGAGCAGGACTTCCCGGACACGCTCCAGCAGCACGGGCTCGCGCTGCCGCTGACCTATCGCTTCGAGCCGGGCCGCAACGACGACGGTGTCACGGCGAAGGTCCCGATCGCGGTCCTCAACCAGCTCCACGGCGACGGTTTCTCCTTGCAGGTCCCCGGTTTGCGCGAGGAGATCGTCACCGCGCTGATCCGGTCGCTGCCCAAGCCGCTGCGCCGCAACTTCGTCCCCGTCCCGGACTTCGCCAAGGCCGTCGTCGCCCGCCTCGGCGCGGAGGAGGAGTCGCTGCCCGAGGCGGTCGGCCGCGAACTGCGCAAGCTGACCGGGGTGGTCATCCCGCGTGACGCCTGGCAGATCGACGCGGTCCCGGCGCACCTGCGGACCACGTTCCAGGTCGTCGACGGCGAGAAGACCCTGGCCACCGGCAAAGACCTGATCGCGCTGAAAGACCAGCTCAAGTCCAAGCTGCGCCAGTCGCTCGCGGCGGCGTCGGTCGACCTGGAGCGGCGCGGCCTGACCGCGTGGACGATCGGGACGCTGCCCAAGGTCCAGCGCACCGAGCAGAACGGCCTGGTCGTCACCGCCTACCCGGCGCTGGTCGACGAGGGCGACACCGTCGCGGTGCGGATGCTCGACACCGAGACCGACCAGCGGCACGCGATGTGGCTGGGCACCCGGCGGCTGGTGCTGCTGGGCGTGCCCTCGCCGGTCAAGCAGGTCGTGCGCACCTTGTCCAACCAGGCGAAACTCGCTCTCTCGCACAACCCGCACGGCGGCGTCCCGGCCCTGCTCGCCGACTGTGTCGACTGCGCCGCCGACCACCTGATCGCCTCCGGCGGCGGCCCGGCCTGGACCGAGGCGGGCTTCGAGAAGCTGCGCGAGCACGTTCGCGTCGGCCTGATCGGCGCCACCCTCGAGGTCCTCGACGGCGCGCGCAAGGTGGTCATGGCGTGGACCGACGTGCGCGCCCGGCTGGACCGCACGTCCGGCCCGATCTTCGTCGAAGCCCTGGCCGATATCCGCGAGCAGCTCGCCGGGCTGATCTACCCGGGCTTCATCACCGCCACCGGGTTGTCCCGGTTGTCCGATGTGGAGCGCTACCTGCGGGGGATCGAACGCAGGCTGGACAAGCTTCCCGAGCGCCCGGACCGTGATACCTCCTGGATGCATCAGGTTCAGGACCTCGAGGACGCCTACCACGAAGCGCTCAACCAGCTCCGTCCCGCGGCCCGCGACTCGGCCAAGGCCCGCGAGGTGCAGTGGATGATCGAGGAACTGCGGGTCAGCTATTTCGCGCAGATGCTGGGCACGGCGGGTCCCATTTCCGACAAGCGCATTCTCAAGGCCGTCCAGCAGCTCATCCCGTAG
- a CDS encoding nSTAND1 domain-containing NTPase, protein MTADTAPIVLPAENPYVGPRAFRRDEHLPNRQHVARELADLVIAERVVLLHAPSGAGKTSLIQAAVARMLRSDGFMPTAPARVDKPVPARGNRYVHSIGVDLLGAETPGLDDLTVGEIVERLEPPLLDGTARVLVIDQLEEILTLDPTDRDAKEEFFRQLGAALADGALFALLAVREDYLGGFDRYLRFLPGRLRARFRLDFLDHDEALAAVRRPAAEQRVSFVEGAAEKLVDRLARARVDRPDGADHWLRSPYVEPFQLQVVCRTLWRLTAAHGENFHEIGTGDVERVDIDRALSRYYGSALMELERELGVDQRAVRDWFEDELITARRFRAQTTDPPVPGELGVRVLDALEDAYLIRADTRAGTTWYELAHDRLITAVIDANQAWRHATLEPWQAAAYDWHRNQRQSAFLLTGDALRLAPRPAATGLAEVEREFLVRSFDEAGLASARGITSRLALLAAAEAVVIVVLLVLLVVMT, encoded by the coding sequence ATGACCGCCGACACGGCGCCGATCGTGCTGCCCGCCGAGAACCCCTACGTCGGGCCGCGCGCGTTCCGCCGCGACGAGCACCTGCCGAACCGCCAGCACGTCGCGCGGGAACTCGCCGACCTGGTTATCGCCGAGCGGGTCGTGCTGCTGCACGCGCCGTCCGGGGCGGGCAAGACGTCGCTGATCCAGGCGGCCGTCGCACGAATGCTGCGTTCCGACGGTTTCATGCCGACTGCCCCGGCGCGCGTCGACAAGCCGGTGCCTGCGCGCGGCAACCGGTACGTGCACAGCATCGGCGTGGACCTGCTCGGCGCCGAGACCCCCGGGCTTGACGACCTCACCGTCGGGGAGATCGTCGAGCGCTTGGAGCCGCCGCTGCTCGACGGCACCGCCCGCGTCCTGGTGATCGACCAGCTCGAGGAGATCCTCACGCTGGACCCGACCGACCGTGATGCCAAAGAGGAGTTCTTCCGCCAACTCGGCGCGGCGCTGGCGGACGGCGCCCTGTTCGCGCTGCTGGCGGTGCGCGAGGACTACCTGGGCGGGTTCGACCGCTACCTGCGGTTCCTGCCGGGCAGGCTGCGGGCAAGGTTCCGTCTCGACTTCCTCGACCACGACGAGGCACTCGCCGCGGTCCGCAGACCGGCCGCCGAACAACGTGTGTCCTTTGTGGAGGGAGCGGCGGAGAAGCTGGTCGACCGGCTCGCCCGGGCCAGGGTCGACCGGCCCGACGGCGCCGACCACTGGTTGCGATCCCCTTATGTGGAGCCATTCCAGCTGCAGGTCGTGTGCCGCACCCTGTGGCGGCTCACCGCCGCGCACGGCGAGAACTTCCACGAGATCGGCACCGGCGATGTCGAGCGTGTCGACATCGACCGGGCGCTGAGCCGCTACTACGGCAGCGCCCTGATGGAGCTGGAGCGCGAGCTGGGGGTCGACCAGCGGGCGGTGCGCGACTGGTTCGAGGACGAGCTGATCACCGCGCGCCGGTTCCGGGCGCAGACGACCGACCCGCCGGTGCCGGGTGAGCTCGGCGTGCGGGTGCTCGACGCGCTGGAGGACGCGTACCTGATCCGGGCGGACACCCGCGCGGGCACGACCTGGTACGAACTGGCCCACGACCGGCTGATCACCGCGGTCATCGACGCCAACCAGGCGTGGCGGCACGCCACCCTCGAACCCTGGCAAGCCGCCGCCTACGACTGGCACCGCAACCAGCGGCAGAGCGCGTTCCTGCTCACCGGCGACGCCCTTCGGCTGGCCCCCAGGCCCGCGGCGACCGGGCTGGCGGAGGTGGAACGGGAGTTCCTGGTCCGCTCCTTCGACGAGGCCGGACTGGCGAGCGCGCGCGGGATCACCAGCAGGCTCGCGCTGCTGGCCGCGGCCGAGGCGGTGGTGATCGTGGTGCTCTTGGTGCTGCTGGTTGTGATGACATGA
- a CDS encoding CHAT domain-containing protein, which translates to MAGEYADLEFGLVYDSEQDAFDVSLRYTGVDTVDWPEHPPDLLRIDLPALADLVDDDDAYAEALTRMVFGNSEIARFYEKAMAAAHTAAVHVRLHVDGPSRFHSVRWELLRDPVSNHPIATNSTVLFSRYLSSADWRPIPVRKASEQVALVVVAAPNDVGEYAPGGRDLAPVNLTAELDRARDALKGYRAEFIGGNGTATLAAITARLRDRDDPIDVLYLVAHGALTEDVPLLFLEAADGKADPVDARRLVESFQHLETKPMLAVLMSCRSAGTGTASDDGGALAGLGPRLAGAGIAAVIAMQGDVTMTTAQTFAEKFFAEFADDGVVDRAVAIARAAVRDRPDWWVPVLFSRLRSGRTYYRTEVGRETWSSLALMMRTGRFTPVLGPGFADGIVGSRVEIARRWARRWQMPIAPSGKGNFAQVAQYLRVGRSPGEVRAFLLDYLMSDLREKRRRAGGHELIAEVPRHLLEGSDPEPVILELGRLLRERDPDEPYRAAASLPVKVYVTTGWTDLLQQALRANEQPKDPVTLCFPWNDTVEQVDPHTLEPPTVAKPWVYHLFGRLDNPDSVVLTEDDHFEWLTAWIEQRPSIPPAVSASLMKNSLMFLGYRLDDWDFRVVFQGIKSFGGSSRLRANTHVGVQVRPESQTIEPEAAQRYLESYFGEDRVSLFWSATKDFLRELRANAGGDAP; encoded by the coding sequence GTGGCGGGCGAATATGCCGACCTGGAGTTCGGCCTGGTGTACGACTCGGAGCAGGACGCGTTCGACGTGAGCCTGCGCTACACCGGCGTGGACACAGTGGACTGGCCGGAGCACCCGCCCGACCTGCTGCGGATCGACCTGCCCGCACTGGCCGACCTCGTCGACGACGACGACGCCTACGCCGAGGCGCTGACCCGGATGGTGTTCGGAAACTCCGAGATCGCCCGCTTCTATGAGAAAGCGATGGCCGCCGCCCACACCGCGGCCGTCCACGTCCGGTTGCACGTGGACGGTCCGTCGAGGTTCCACTCGGTCCGCTGGGAGCTGTTGCGCGACCCCGTGTCGAACCACCCGATCGCCACGAACTCGACGGTGCTGTTCTCCAGGTATCTCTCCAGTGCCGACTGGCGCCCGATTCCGGTGCGCAAGGCGAGCGAGCAGGTCGCGCTCGTCGTGGTGGCCGCGCCGAACGACGTGGGGGAGTACGCCCCGGGCGGCCGTGATCTCGCGCCGGTGAACCTCACCGCCGAGCTGGACCGGGCGCGCGACGCGCTGAAGGGATACCGCGCCGAGTTCATCGGCGGGAACGGCACCGCGACCCTGGCCGCGATCACCGCCCGCCTGCGGGACCGCGACGACCCGATCGACGTGCTCTACCTGGTCGCGCACGGCGCACTCACCGAGGACGTGCCACTGCTGTTCCTGGAGGCCGCCGACGGCAAGGCCGACCCGGTGGACGCGCGCAGGCTCGTCGAGTCGTTCCAGCACCTGGAGACCAAGCCGATGCTGGCGGTCCTGATGTCGTGCCGCTCGGCGGGAACCGGGACCGCGTCCGACGACGGCGGCGCCCTGGCCGGGCTGGGGCCGCGGTTGGCGGGCGCCGGGATCGCCGCGGTCATCGCGATGCAGGGTGACGTCACCATGACCACCGCGCAGACCTTCGCGGAGAAGTTCTTCGCCGAGTTCGCCGACGACGGCGTGGTCGACCGGGCCGTCGCCATCGCCCGCGCCGCGGTTCGGGACCGGCCCGACTGGTGGGTGCCGGTGCTGTTCTCCCGGCTGCGATCCGGGCGCACCTACTACCGCACCGAAGTCGGCCGCGAGACGTGGAGTTCGCTGGCGCTGATGATGCGCACCGGCCGGTTCACCCCCGTCCTGGGGCCCGGGTTCGCCGACGGCATCGTCGGGTCGCGGGTGGAGATCGCCCGCCGCTGGGCGCGCCGCTGGCAGATGCCGATCGCGCCGTCCGGGAAGGGCAACTTCGCCCAGGTCGCCCAGTACCTGCGGGTCGGCCGCTCGCCCGGCGAGGTCCGCGCGTTCCTCCTCGACTACCTGATGAGCGACCTTCGGGAGAAGCGCCGACGGGCGGGCGGGCACGAACTGATCGCCGAGGTCCCGCGGCACCTCCTCGAAGGCAGCGACCCCGAGCCGGTGATCCTGGAACTGGGCAGGCTGCTGCGCGAGCGCGACCCGGACGAGCCGTACCGGGCGGCCGCGTCGCTGCCGGTGAAGGTCTACGTCACCACCGGGTGGACCGATCTGCTGCAGCAGGCGCTGCGCGCGAACGAGCAGCCCAAGGACCCGGTCACGCTGTGCTTCCCGTGGAACGACACGGTCGAGCAGGTCGACCCGCACACCCTGGAGCCGCCGACCGTCGCGAAACCCTGGGTGTACCACCTGTTCGGCAGGCTCGACAATCCCGACTCCGTCGTGCTGACCGAGGACGACCACTTCGAGTGGCTCACCGCGTGGATCGAGCAGCGGCCGTCGATCCCGCCCGCGGTGTCGGCGTCGCTGATGAAGAACTCCTTGATGTTCCTGGGATACCGGCTCGACGACTGGGACTTCCGGGTGGTGTTCCAGGGAATCAAGAGCTTCGGCGGCAGCTCCCGGCTGCGCGCCAACACCCACGTCGGCGTGCAGGTGCGCCCGGAGAGCCAGACCATCGAACCCGAGGCCGCCCAGCGGTACCTGGAGTCGTATTTCGGCGAGGACCGGGTCAGCCTGTTCTGGTCGGCCACCAAGGACTTCCTCCGCGAGCTGCGCGCCAACGCCGGGGGCGACGCGCCATGA
- a CDS encoding enoyl-CoA hydratase/isomerase family protein produces MITVEAHGDLAVLRIDHGKVNALDLELCEAISRTVSSLVADGLIITGAGQAFSAGVDLRRVVEGGANYVADFLPALSKAFLAVFDCPRPVIAAVGGAAIAGGCVIAAAADYRIMSAGRIGLTELLVGVPFPVAALEIIRHAVGHHAQRLINTGAVLDAEAARSVGLVDEVVGPDDLLDRALTRATALSRIPPAAFALTKRQLHRPARTRIEAARGVDDPKVTALWQSPKALSNIADYLETLRQSRVQHSGGRWIRRAD; encoded by the coding sequence ATGATCACCGTCGAAGCGCACGGCGACCTAGCTGTCCTGCGGATCGACCACGGCAAGGTCAACGCACTCGACCTCGAACTGTGCGAGGCCATCAGCCGTACCGTCAGCAGCCTGGTGGCCGACGGCCTGATCATCACCGGCGCGGGCCAGGCCTTCAGCGCGGGCGTAGACCTCCGCCGCGTCGTGGAGGGCGGGGCGAACTACGTCGCCGATTTCCTGCCCGCTCTCAGCAAGGCGTTCCTGGCCGTCTTCGACTGCCCACGACCGGTCATCGCCGCCGTCGGCGGGGCAGCGATCGCCGGCGGCTGCGTCATCGCCGCCGCAGCGGACTACCGCATCATGTCCGCCGGGCGGATCGGGCTCACGGAACTGCTGGTCGGCGTCCCGTTCCCGGTGGCGGCTTTGGAAATAATCCGCCACGCAGTCGGCCACCACGCCCAGCGGTTGATCAACACAGGCGCGGTGCTGGACGCCGAGGCCGCGAGGTCGGTGGGATTGGTCGATGAGGTGGTGGGACCCGACGATCTCCTCGACCGAGCCCTGACTCGCGCTACCGCGTTGTCCCGAATCCCGCCGGCGGCATTCGCCCTGACGAAGCGCCAGCTCCACCGCCCAGCCCGCACCCGGATCGAGGCGGCCAGGGGAGTGGACGACCCGAAGGTGACGGCGCTGTGGCAGTCACCCAAGGCCCTTTCCAACATCGCCGACTACCTGGAAACACTGCGCCAGTCCCGAGTCCAACACTCAGGCGGCCGCTGGATCCGCCGCGCCGATTGA
- a CDS encoding response regulator transcription factor, whose product MGTRRRVLVVEDEQTIAESIAARLRAEGFEVDLAHDGPLGVAVAARTKPDLVVLDIMLPGFDGLEVCRRIQAERPVPVLMLTARDDETDLLVGLAVGADDYMTKPFSIRELAARVHALLRRVDRQAEPEENAAIVVGDLEVDPVERRVRRAGVEAHLTPIEFELIAHLAARPRAVHPRERLLAEIWGWGDAAGTRTVDSHIKALRRKLGADLIRTVHGVGYALEMPR is encoded by the coding sequence ATGGGGACAAGGCGCCGGGTGTTGGTGGTCGAGGACGAGCAGACCATCGCGGAGTCCATAGCGGCACGTTTGCGGGCCGAGGGGTTCGAGGTGGACCTCGCCCACGATGGTCCCCTGGGGGTGGCCGTCGCGGCGCGGACGAAGCCTGATCTGGTGGTGCTCGACATCATGCTGCCCGGGTTCGACGGCCTTGAGGTGTGCCGACGCATCCAGGCCGAGCGCCCGGTGCCTGTCCTCATGCTCACCGCCCGCGACGACGAGACGGACCTGCTCGTCGGGCTCGCGGTCGGGGCGGACGACTACATGACCAAGCCGTTCTCCATCCGGGAGCTGGCCGCCCGTGTGCACGCCCTGCTGCGCCGGGTCGACCGGCAGGCCGAGCCCGAGGAGAACGCGGCGATCGTCGTCGGCGACCTGGAGGTCGACCCGGTGGAGCGGCGGGTGCGCCGGGCCGGTGTGGAGGCGCATCTGACGCCGATCGAGTTCGAGCTGATCGCCCACCTGGCCGCCCGGCCGCGGGCCGTGCACCCCCGGGAGCGGCTGCTGGCCGAGATCTGGGGCTGGGGCGACGCGGCGGGGACCCGGACGGTCGACAGCCACATCAAGGCCCTGCGCCGCAAGCTGGGCGCCGACCTGATCCGCACCGTGCACGGTGTCGGCTACGCCTTGGAGATGCCGAGATGA
- a CDS encoding HAMP domain-containing sensor histidine kinase — MTLRERGAALLELLPRPLDPVRSIKVKLGILLIASGAVALAYFWYMIGWLPTVTSITAITGALVTSQILAHGMTRPLREMTAAARAMAQGDYSRRVRVTARDEVGELGRAFNQMSADLEAADRQRRELIANVSHELRTPIAALRAVLENVVDGVSAADPDTMRTALTQAERLGKLVAELLDLSRIDAGVHTLTRETVEIAPLLAEVVAEAEVNAAAASRNVRFVTSVEPAAATVTADRERLHQVLVNLIDNAVRHGPADGEVRVLAVTTSRGLTLEVRDQGPGIARPERDLVFRRFTRGERATGGGTGLGLAIARWVVELHGGTIAVVDPTPTMRGGCRIRITLPA; from the coding sequence ATGACCCTCCGCGAACGCGGCGCGGCGCTGCTGGAACTGCTGCCCCGACCACTGGACCCGGTGCGGTCCATCAAGGTCAAGCTGGGCATCCTGCTCATCGCCTCGGGCGCGGTCGCGTTGGCCTACTTCTGGTACATGATCGGCTGGCTGCCCACGGTCACCTCGATCACCGCCATCACCGGGGCGCTGGTCACCTCGCAGATCCTCGCCCACGGCATGACCCGGCCACTGCGGGAGATGACCGCCGCGGCCCGTGCCATGGCGCAGGGCGACTACTCGCGGCGGGTCCGGGTGACCGCCCGCGACGAAGTCGGCGAGCTGGGGCGGGCGTTCAACCAGATGAGCGCCGACCTGGAGGCCGCCGACCGGCAGCGCCGCGAGCTGATCGCCAACGTCTCCCACGAGCTGCGCACCCCGATCGCCGCGCTCCGGGCCGTCCTGGAGAACGTGGTCGACGGGGTCAGCGCCGCCGACCCCGACACCATGCGCACGGCACTCACCCAGGCCGAGCGGCTCGGCAAGCTGGTCGCCGAGCTGCTGGACCTGTCCCGCATCGACGCGGGCGTGCACACCCTGACCAGGGAGACCGTCGAGATCGCCCCGCTGCTCGCGGAGGTCGTCGCCGAAGCCGAGGTCAACGCGGCCGCGGCGAGCCGGAACGTGCGGTTCGTGACGTCGGTCGAGCCCGCGGCGGCCACGGTGACCGCCGACCGGGAACGGCTGCACCAGGTCCTGGTGAACCTCATCGACAACGCCGTGCGCCACGGCCCCGCCGACGGTGAGGTGCGCGTGCTCGCGGTCACCACCAGCCGCGGCCTGACGCTGGAGGTCCGCGACCAGGGGCCGGGGATCGCCCGGCCGGAGCGGGACCTGGTGTTCCGCCGCTTCACCCGGGGCGAACGCGCGACCGGCGGCGGCACCGGCCTCGGCCTGGCGATCGCCCGCTGGGTCGTGGAACTGCACGGCGGCACCATCGCCGTCGTCGACCCGACCCCCACCATGCGCGGCGGCTGCCGCATCCGGATCACCCTGCCCGCTTAG